Sequence from the Ancalomicrobiaceae bacterium S20 genome:
GCCTATGGGCGACGCTGATCCTGTCGATGCTGCTCGCATCGCTCGGCACCAGCATCGCCAACGTCGCGCTGCCGACGATTGCATTAGCCTTCGCCGTCTCGTTCGATGCCGTGCGCTGGATCGTCATCGCCTATCTGGCGAGCCTCACGGTGTCCGTCGTGGTGGTCGGGCGGCTCGGCGATCGGTACGGACTGCGGCGGCTGCATCTGATCGGCCTCGGCCTGTTCGCCGCGGCCTCGCTCGCCTGCGGGCTGGCGCCCGGCCTGCCGCTGCTGATCGTCTCCCGCGCCGTGCAGGGTGCCGGGGCGGCGATCCTGATGACGCTGACGATCGCGCTGGTGCGCGGGGCCGCGCGACCGGATCGGATGGGCCGGGCCATGGGGCTGCTCGGCACGGTTTCCGCGCTCGGCACCGCGCTCGGCCCGTCGCTCGGCGGCGTGCTGGTCGCCTTCGTCGGCTGGCGGGCGATCTTCCTCGTGCAGGTGCCGCTGACGCTCGTCGCCCTCGGTCTTGCGCTCCGTGCGCTGCCGCGGGACGAGGCCGGCAGAGGGCCGGCACGTGCCGACGGGCTGTTCGCCGGCTTCGATGCGGCGCTGGTCCCGTCGCTCGCCAGCAATCTTCTGGTTGCGGCCGTGATGATGGCGACGCTCGTGGTCGGTCCGTTCTACCTCGGCCGCGGGCTCGGGCTCGACGATCTGGCGATCGGTCTGGTCATGTCGGTCGGGCCGACGATCTCGATCGTCAGCGGCATCCCGTCGGGCCGCCTGGTCGATCGCTGGGGCGCGCCCCGCGTGCTCCGCCTCGGCGTCGCGATGCTCGCGGCCGGTGCGCTGGCGCTCGCGCTGCTGCCGGCGCTCGTCGGCCTCGCGGGCTATGTCCTCGCCGTGACGGTGCTGACGCCCGGCTACCAGCTGTTCCAGGCCGCCAACAACACGGCGGTCATGGCCGAGGTGGCGAGCGAGCGCCGCGGCGTCGTCTCCGGCCTGCTCGGCCTGTCGCGCAATCTCGGGCTGATGCTCGGGGCGTCGGTGCTGGGGGCACTGTTCGCCTTCGGGGTCGGCAGCGACGTGCGGGACGCCGCACCGGATGCGATCACGCAGGGCTGGCGACTGACGTTCCTCGTCGCGGCTGCGTTGATGCTGATCGCCTTCGGGCTCGGCGCCGGGCGCGTGATCCGTCGACCGTCGCCGTAAGGGGCGTCGTGACGGGGCCGCGCCGTGACGGGCCAGTCAGCGATGCAGCTTCTGATATTGCGACGGCGCGAGCCCGACCGACTTGCGGAACTGGCGGGTGAAGGCGGCCTGATCGCCGTAGCCGCAGTCGAGCGCGATGGCGGCGATCGGGCGGTCGGTGGTGCGCAGCGCCGAGCAGGCGGCCTCGATGCGGGCACGGGTCAGGTACTGTCCGGCCGAGAGGCCGAACAGGGCGCGCAGGCGCTGGTCGAGCTGGAATGGCGTCAGGCCGGCGAGCGCGGCGAGATCGGCGACGCGCAGCGGCTGGTCGAGATGGGTGCGGACGTGCTCGATGACGCCCGACAGGCCGACCAGACCGCCGCGCTCGGCATCGACCGCCTGCAGGTCGCGCGAGATGCCGCCGAGGCCGACGACGCGGCCGGCGGGGTCGAGGATCGGCTCCTTCCAGGTCAGGCACCAGCCCTCTTCGCCACCGTGATAGAGGTGCAGCTCGAGCTTGCCGTGGATCGGCCGGCCGCTCGCCACCACCGCAGCGTCCTGCCGGGCGATCTCGACGCCGAGCGCGCCGGGAAACACCGCCTCGGCGGTCCGGCCGACCACCTCGGCCTTGGTGCGGAAGCCGGTGCGGGCGAGGAGCGTGCGGTTGACCGCGACATAGCGGCCGGCGGCGTCCTTGACGAAGAACACGATGTCCGGAACCGCGTCGAACAGCGTCTCGCAGAACAAGGGATCGCCGAGGCTGGCGAGGAACGCCGCGCGGACCGCGCCGGAGGAGCCGGCCCGGTCGAGCGGGGCGGGTCCGGCAGGGGCGGCGGCTTCGTCATTGTGCCGATCGAGCACTCGTCACTCCGGGTTCCGACAAGACAGCGGCGTCGGTTTCGTCCAAGCTCCGATCACCGACCGACGACGAACCGGAGACTATCATGACGAAGCCGCTGTTCGCAGGCGTCATGCCCGCGCTGATGACGCCGTGCACGCCCGACCGGAAGCCCGATTTCGACGCGCTGGTGCGCATGGGCAAGCATCTGGTCGCCCAGGGCATGTCGGCGGTGGTCTATTGCGGCTCGATGGGCGATTGGCCGCTGCTCACCGACGAAGAGCGCATGGAAGGCGTCGAGCGGCTGGTCAAGGCCGGCCTGTCGGTCGTCGTCGGCACCGGCGCGCAGAACACCATGCGCGCTGCCGCGATCGCCGCCCATGCCAAGCGCGTCGGCGCGGCAGGGCTCATGCTGATCCCGCGCGTGCTGTCGCGCGGCTCCTCGGTCGCCGCGCAGCGGGCGCATTTCGACGCGGTGCTCGCCGCCGGCGTCGACCTGCCGTCGGTCATCTACAACAGCCCCTATTATGGCTACGAGACCAAGGCGGACCTGTTCTTCGAGCTGCGCTCGCGCCATCCGCATCTGGTCGGCTTCAAGGAATTCGGCGGCGCGGCCTCGCTGACCTACGCGGCGGAGCACATCACGACCGGTGATCCGGGCCTGACCCTGATGGTCGGCGTCGATACCCAGGTGTTCCACGGCTATGTGAACTGCGGCGCGACCGGCGCCATCACCGGTATCGGCAACGTGCTGCCGCGCGAGGTGCTGCATCTGGTCGCGTTGGCCCAGAAGGCGGCGACCGGCGACGTGATCGCCCGCCGCCGCGCGCTCGAACTCGACCGTGCGCTCGGCGTGCTGTCTTCCTTCGACGAGGGCGCGGATCTGGTGCTCTACTACAAGCACCTGATGGTCGCGGTCGGCCATGCCGAGTACGGCTCGCACTTCGTGCCGACCGACGCGCTGTCGCCGAGCCAGCGCGCCCATGCCGACCGCGCACTGGCGCAGTTCCAGGCCTGGTACGCCGACTGGGCGGCCGAGTGAGCGGACCCGTGTCGACGTCCGGAGCAACGCCCATGCGCGTCATCGATTCCCACACCGAAGGCGAACCGACGCGGGTGATCGTCGAGGGCGGTCCCGATCTCGGGACTGGCCCGCTCGCCGAGCGCCGGGCGCGCTTCGCCCGCGACTTCGACCATGTCCGGCGCTTCTCGATGAACGAGCCGCGCGGCTTCGACGCGCTCGTCGGCGCGCTGCTCGTGCCGCCGCACGACCCGACCTGCGCGGTCGGCATCATCTTCTTCAACAATGTCGGCTTCCTCGGCATGTGCGGCCACGGCACGATCGGCGCGGCGGTGACGCTCGGCCACATGGGCCGGATCGGGCTCGGCACGCACCGGTTCGAAACGCCGGTCGGCATCGTGTCGGTGACGCTCGAGAGCCGCACGCGGGCGAGCGTCGAGAACGTGCCGGCGCGGGTGTTCCGGCGCGGCGTGACGGTCGAGGTCGCAGGCGTCGGGCCGGTCACCGGCGACGTCGCCTGGGGCGGCAACTGGTTCTTCCTGGTCGACGGTGCCCCTGCGCCGCTCGAACTCGGCTTCCGCCGTCAACTGACCGCGCATGCCGAGGCGATCCGCGCCGCCCTCGTCCGCGAGGGGGTCACGGGCGAAGGCGGTGCGGAGATCGACCATATCGAGCTGTTCGGCCCGCCCGCCACGGCGGAGGGCGACAGCCGCAACTTCGTGCTCTGTCCCGGCGGCGAGTACGATCGCTCGCCCTGCGGCACCGGCACGAGCGCCAAGCTCGCCTGCCTCGCGGCGGCGGGCAAGCTCGCGCCGGGCGCGCTCTGGGTGCAGGAGAGCGTCGTCGGCAGCCATTTCACCGCGCGCTACCGGCTCGATGCCGACGGCGCGGTGATCCCGACCATCTCGGGGCGCGCCTTCGTGACCGCCGAGGCGACACTGCTCACCGATCCGGACGACCCTTTCCCGCACGGGCTCGGCTGAGCCGGCGCTCGGCGCGGGCTTCGGCCGATATCCGAGGCCTGCCGAAGACGGTCGACGCGGGGGCAGTCATTGCGCCGTCGTCGGACCGGCGGCACACTCGCCTCCCTGGTTCGACAAGGGGGCGCGCATGGCCTGGCAGCGGCATTATCTCGAGGCGGCGGGAACGCTCAGACCCTGGCGCTCGGCGATCGAGGCGGCGCTGCTGCATGTCGAGCGGCGCTATCGGCAGGTCGTGTCGCCGACCAAGCTGCCCGACCTCGACATCGTGATCCAGCGGGTCGCCGGGGCCGGTATCCCGGGCCTCGGTATCGCCGGACACTGTTTTCGGCCGCGGTGCATCACGCTGACCTTCGATCCCGACGACACGGCCTTCGCGGCCGCCGTCGAGCGCGGCGAGGTCGCGCGGCTGTTCGGCCACGAACTGCATCATGCGCTGCGCTGGGAGAGCGTGGGCTACGGCGCGACGCTCGGTGAGGCGCTGGTCAGCGAGGGCATGGCGGACTGGTTCGAGCAGTCGCTGCTGATGGTCGACGAGCCGCAGCCCTGGTGCGTGCCGGTGAAGCCCGAGGCATGGGACGGCACCGTCACCGACGCGGGCGCGATGCTCTACGCCATCGATTACGATCATCCGGCCTGGTTCTTCGGTCGCGGCCGCTGGCCGCGCTGGAGCGGCTACGCCATCGGCTATGCGCTGATGCGCGGCTATTTCGCTGCCGTCCCGGACGCCGATCCGCTCACGACCGACGAAATTCCGGCGCGGCGCGTCATCGATGTCGCTTGGCCGACCCTGGCGCTCGGTCGGGCTGCATGAGCCGGGCCGGCCGGGAACCGGCATGTCGCGAGGAGCTCCAACTCCGCAGGATTTGTGACCGCGGTCCGTGGTGATGTCCTCCTCGCGAAACGGCAGGGGACGCGCGTGAAGACGAAGACCAGTGCACCATGCGGCTCGGCCCCGTCTCCGATCGGGGCGGAGCAGGGCGATGCGAAGGGCGCCGGCGAGCCCGGCCGCGAGGCCGGATCGAAGACGACCTGGGGGCAGTACGGCGACCGGCTCGCCCGTGTCGCCGCCTACATCCACGACAATCTCGGCGAGGATCTCGATCTCGAGCGCATTGCCGAGGTGGCTTGCCTGTCGCCCTGGCACTGGCATCGGATCTATCGCGAGGTCCACGGCGAGACGATCGCCGCGACGGTCCGGCGGCTCAGCCTGCACCGCGCGGCCGGCGATCTCGCGCGGACCGATCTTCCCCTGATCCGGATCGCGGAACGGGCCGGCTATCCAAACGTCCGATCCTTCGCGCGCACCTTCGCGGAGGCCTATGGCGCGACGCCGGCCAGGTATCGCATCGAAGCCCGCCGGGTGCGTCCCGGTGCCGGCGATGAGGGAGATCCCCCGATGGTTCAGGTCGACATTCGCGCATTCCCCGAGACGACGCTCGTCGGCGTCGCGTTCAAGGGGCCCTACATGGAAGTCGGGCGTGCCTTCGACACGCTCATGCATGCGCTGCATGCCCAAGGGCTCGCAGCCCGCACCGCCATGCCGCCGTTGGCGCTCAGCTACGATGATCCCGGTCTCGTGCCGGCGAGCGAGCTGCGCTCCTTCGCCGCAGTTCCGGTCCGGGATGGTGAGGCGGTGCACCCCGTCGCGCCGCTCGAACTGCGCACGATCGTCGGCGGCGACTACGCCGTGCATATCCACAAGGGGCCCTATGCGGAGCTCGGCTCGACGTTCCAGTGGCTCTACCGGGTCTGGCTGCCGCAGTCGGGCCGCGAGCGGCGCGACGAGCCGCCGGTCGAGATCTATCTGAACGACATGCGGACGCTGCCGCCGTCGGAATGGCTGACCGAGATCCGCATCCCGCTCGTGTGAGGGTACCGGACGACGAGGAGGGAAGGCGGCTGAGGCGC
This genomic interval carries:
- a CDS encoding GyrI-like domain-containing protein; translation: MHDNLGEDLDLERIAEVACLSPWHWHRIYREVHGETIAATVRRLSLHRAAGDLARTDLPLIRIAERAGYPNVRSFARTFAEAYGATPARYRIEARRVRPGAGDEGDPPMVQVDIRAFPETTLVGVAFKGPYMEVGRAFDTLMHALHAQGLAARTAMPPLALSYDDPGLVPASELRSFAAVPVRDGEAVHPVAPLELRTIVGGDYAVHIHKGPYAELGSTFQWLYRVWLPQSGRERRDEPPVEIYLNDMRTLPPSEWLTEIRIPLV
- a CDS encoding DUF2268 domain-containing putative Zn-dependent protease (predicted Zn-dependent protease with a strongly conserved HExxH motif) codes for the protein MAWQRHYLEAAGTLRPWRSAIEAALLHVERRYRQVVSPTKLPDLDIVIQRVAGAGIPGLGIAGHCFRPRCITLTFDPDDTAFAAAVERGEVARLFGHELHHALRWESVGYGATLGEALVSEGMADWFEQSLLMVDEPQPWCVPVKPEAWDGTVTDAGAMLYAIDYDHPAWFFGRGRWPRWSGYAIGYALMRGYFAAVPDADPLTTDEIPARRVIDVAWPTLALGRAA
- a CDS encoding dihydrodipicolinate synthase family protein produces the protein MTKPLFAGVMPALMTPCTPDRKPDFDALVRMGKHLVAQGMSAVVYCGSMGDWPLLTDEERMEGVERLVKAGLSVVVGTGAQNTMRAAAIAAHAKRVGAAGLMLIPRVLSRGSSVAAQRAHFDAVLAAGVDLPSVIYNSPYYGYETKADLFFELRSRHPHLVGFKEFGGAASLTYAAEHITTGDPGLTLMVGVDTQVFHGYVNCGATGAITGIGNVLPREVLHLVALAQKAATGDVIARRRALELDRALGVLSSFDEGADLVLYYKHLMVAVGHAEYGSHFVPTDALSPSQRAHADRALAQFQAWYADWAAE
- a CDS encoding proline racemase family protein, giving the protein MRVIDSHTEGEPTRVIVEGGPDLGTGPLAERRARFARDFDHVRRFSMNEPRGFDALVGALLVPPHDPTCAVGIIFFNNVGFLGMCGHGTIGAAVTLGHMGRIGLGTHRFETPVGIVSVTLESRTRASVENVPARVFRRGVTVEVAGVGPVTGDVAWGGNWFFLVDGAPAPLELGFRRQLTAHAEAIRAALVREGVTGEGGAEIDHIELFGPPATAEGDSRNFVLCPGGEYDRSPCGTGTSAKLACLAAAGKLAPGALWVQESVVGSHFTARYRLDADGAVIPTISGRAFVTAEATLLTDPDDPFPHGLG
- a CDS encoding MFS transporter, with the translated sequence MTTPDPTTEHPESRRLWATLILSMLLASLGTSIANVALPTIALAFAVSFDAVRWIVIAYLASLTVSVVVVGRLGDRYGLRRLHLIGLGLFAAASLACGLAPGLPLLIVSRAVQGAGAAILMTLTIALVRGAARPDRMGRAMGLLGTVSALGTALGPSLGGVLVAFVGWRAIFLVQVPLTLVALGLALRALPRDEAGRGPARADGLFAGFDAALVPSLASNLLVAAVMMATLVVGPFYLGRGLGLDDLAIGLVMSVGPTISIVSGIPSGRLVDRWGAPRVLRLGVAMLAAGALALALLPALVGLAGYVLAVTVLTPGYQLFQAANNTAVMAEVASERRGVVSGLLGLSRNLGLMLGASVLGALFAFGVGSDVRDAAPDAITQGWRLTFLVAAALMLIAFGLGAGRVIRRPSP
- a CDS encoding AraC family transcriptional regulator translates to MLDRHNDEAAAPAGPAPLDRAGSSGAVRAAFLASLGDPLFCETLFDAVPDIVFFVKDAAGRYVAVNRTLLARTGFRTKAEVVGRTAEAVFPGALGVEIARQDAAVVASGRPIHGKLELHLYHGGEEGWCLTWKEPILDPAGRVVGLGGISRDLQAVDAERGGLVGLSGVIEHVRTHLDQPLRVADLAALAGLTPFQLDQRLRALFGLSAGQYLTRARIEAACSALRTTDRPIAAIALDCGYGDQAAFTRQFRKSVGLAPSQYQKLHR